A genome region from Arthrobacter agilis includes the following:
- a CDS encoding helix-turn-helix transcriptional regulator, whose product MDLLTDKGGPAVMNGDYTGAWPLLGRSEETTAILAGLAATGSAGVLIVGASGVGKTALGRAAAAQLEGTTQVILIRGSAAMTTTPYGALSVLLMDVDPADSVESLPMLQSLQAALRIRARNRPVILMVDNVHHLDDPSVRVLSYLAEVGAARLLVACDGPAPSSARFFDLWRSGRLVRVDVAPLTFERTRSLLGQLLGAPVSGTAAVELWRASRGNLRSLQAAVRGDIARGALTRDAGAWVWHRAWDGIPVQGNDGAPTALTALSERARQALDVVAVAAPVPLDALLPSCGAEIIDELEQAGVCVVDPEAPHAVTVVNGVIGDRLRGALAANPLPAFLERLRGLDDGGHLPVPARLNLLRWFLDAEVPLQDGYLRGVARAANDAGEPRVALLAAEHLADIDPADLVQVRTCLERLRFSEAGAVLGRILTGDATPSDPARSGGSDPVTVEGVAHEGRFRDVLDLTGAEVHRNQPKPLDIENTARLVLARSLTGTGPGAKRSLARLHGAGLPVPTGTAGRLLQESGFAALVYEGYLQDALLLTGAPTLAAGQWEDPSVADTLTGTALAALGHGEAALAVILPAVEQLRVDNRSGLLPLAEAAAAYASALRDGQDADRPGTKHSRDSASAEHLPWMHRSMIVLLHTLADALVSDSDAAARRFVVLAAAQRQAGNAGAELLLRMHAVRLGQQSQAPLLLDLARGIDTPLARAAELLARGVAARDPLILLQAAESAFGLGHLDLAGSAALISMRLHDADDEPLHFIRAEQIFRRTSVPRRNASARRILTDRERAFARMAARGATNKEVAAAHHLSVRTVEGHILKAMAKLGVSSRTQLSTVFTQ is encoded by the coding sequence ATGGATCTGCTGACCGACAAGGGGGGACCCGCCGTCATGAATGGCGACTACACGGGTGCCTGGCCTCTACTGGGGCGCTCCGAGGAGACCACCGCGATCCTGGCGGGGCTCGCCGCGACCGGCTCGGCCGGCGTGCTGATCGTCGGTGCATCGGGAGTGGGCAAGACGGCGCTCGGCCGCGCGGCGGCAGCGCAGCTGGAGGGCACCACGCAGGTGATCCTCATTCGTGGCTCGGCCGCCATGACCACCACGCCCTACGGTGCGCTCAGCGTGCTGCTGATGGACGTGGACCCCGCCGACAGCGTCGAATCCCTCCCCATGCTGCAGTCGCTCCAGGCGGCCCTGCGGATCCGCGCGCGCAACCGTCCCGTCATCCTCATGGTGGACAACGTCCACCACCTCGACGATCCCTCCGTCCGGGTGCTGTCCTACCTCGCGGAGGTCGGCGCCGCCCGCCTGCTGGTGGCCTGTGACGGCCCCGCCCCGTCCTCCGCGCGCTTCTTCGATCTCTGGCGCAGCGGGCGGCTCGTCCGCGTGGACGTGGCCCCGCTGACCTTCGAGCGCACGCGCAGCCTCCTCGGGCAGCTGCTGGGCGCGCCCGTCTCCGGTACCGCCGCCGTCGAACTGTGGCGGGCTTCCCGCGGCAACCTGCGCTCCCTGCAGGCCGCCGTACGGGGCGATATCGCCCGGGGCGCGCTCACCCGCGACGCCGGAGCGTGGGTCTGGCACCGGGCCTGGGACGGCATCCCGGTGCAGGGCAACGACGGCGCCCCTACCGCGCTGACGGCCCTGTCCGAGCGCGCCCGGCAGGCACTCGACGTCGTCGCCGTCGCCGCCCCGGTGCCCCTCGACGCGCTCCTGCCCTCCTGTGGCGCCGAGATCATCGACGAACTCGAGCAGGCGGGGGTGTGCGTGGTCGACCCCGAGGCACCGCACGCGGTCACAGTGGTGAACGGGGTGATCGGCGACCGCCTGCGCGGAGCACTGGCCGCCAACCCGCTGCCCGCGTTCCTCGAACGGCTGAGGGGCCTCGACGACGGCGGCCACCTGCCGGTCCCGGCCCGCCTGAACCTGCTGCGCTGGTTCCTCGACGCCGAGGTCCCGCTGCAGGACGGCTACCTCCGGGGCGTCGCGCGGGCCGCCAACGACGCCGGCGAGCCGCGGGTCGCACTGCTGGCCGCCGAGCACCTCGCGGACATCGACCCCGCGGACCTCGTGCAGGTCCGGACGTGCCTGGAGCGGCTCCGGTTCAGCGAGGCGGGCGCCGTCCTCGGCCGGATCCTGACCGGCGACGCGACGCCGTCGGACCCGGCCCGGTCAGGCGGGTCGGACCCGGTCACCGTCGAGGGGGTCGCCCATGAGGGGCGCTTCCGCGACGTGCTGGACCTCACCGGAGCGGAGGTGCATCGCAACCAGCCGAAGCCCCTGGACATCGAGAACACCGCGCGGCTCGTCCTGGCCCGGAGCCTCACGGGGACCGGCCCAGGGGCGAAGCGCAGCCTCGCCCGGCTCCACGGCGCCGGCCTGCCCGTACCCACGGGGACCGCAGGGCGCCTGCTGCAGGAGAGCGGGTTCGCCGCGTTGGTCTACGAGGGCTACCTCCAGGACGCCCTGCTCCTCACCGGCGCTCCCACCCTCGCGGCCGGGCAGTGGGAGGACCCCTCGGTCGCGGACACCCTCACCGGGACCGCGCTGGCGGCCCTCGGGCACGGGGAAGCCGCGCTCGCGGTGATCCTGCCCGCCGTCGAGCAGTTGCGGGTGGACAACCGGAGCGGCCTGCTGCCCCTCGCCGAGGCCGCCGCGGCCTACGCCTCGGCCCTGCGGGACGGCCAGGACGCCGACCGGCCGGGCACGAAGCACAGCAGGGACTCGGCCTCGGCGGAGCACCTGCCCTGGATGCACCGCTCCATGATCGTGCTCCTCCACACCCTCGCGGACGCCCTCGTGTCGGACAGCGATGCCGCCGCACGCCGCTTCGTCGTCCTTGCCGCTGCCCAGCGGCAGGCCGGCAATGCCGGCGCGGAACTGCTGCTGCGGATGCACGCCGTCCGGCTCGGCCAGCAGTCCCAGGCCCCGCTGCTGCTGGACCTCGCACGGGGCATCGACACGCCCCTCGCCCGGGCCGCCGAGCTCCTGGCGCGCGGCGTCGCCGCCCGGGACCCCCTCATCCTGCTGCAGGCCGCCGAGTCCGCCTTCGGGTTGGGGCACCTGGACCTCGCCGGGTCCGCGGCCCTGATCTCCATGCGCCTCCACGACGCCGACGACGAGCCGCTGCACTTCATCCGGGCCGAGCAGATCTTCCGGCGCACCAGCGTCCCCCGCCGGAACGCCAGCGCGCGCCGCATCCTCACCGACCGGGAGCGGGCCTTCGCCCGCATGGCGGCCCGCGGTGCCACGAACAAGGAAGTCGCCGCCGCCCATCACCTCTCCGTCCGCACCGTCGAAGGGCACATCCTGAAGGCCATGGCCAAGCTCGGCGTCTCCAGCCGCACCCAGCTCTCCACGGTGTTCACGCAGTGA
- a CDS encoding LuxR C-terminal-related transcriptional regulator translates to MSGLRDAAHLLVGREDQFARVVTELGDHATSGVLLLGPSGIGKTALAAAVVAQLTEGTRVLRVRGSAVLGAVPYGAFSAWLAGLPPEEMTQPVAVLRRVGQALGGSAQPGADLPLLVVDDAHDLDPGSVTLIAQLLGMRRARALFLARPSHGLPQGLDELVADGIVATVPVGPLTLDDVEELCAALLGGPVGAGLVHTVEHLTRGNPLFIRLFVRDGLTRGFITETDGVWQTARELPPLGVHLTDLVAADLGLLDPAQRDALELLAVGGPLAGDQARESIGHTVLQQLLGDGWIRARDDGALLVEHPLHAEALRASIPTARRVMLQRRILEAVTTPPRDIEELHHRTALALEAGAPLDDRILLAAATSANRSAESGFAVRAARAITSPDLARRRLVELAWARVNSGRLDEALDLLGDALEAPAPPDVLRAGTLLTLEVRMRGAASAKGMDGDVDRWEQSLADAVPAPADLRLVAVGRSIASLAVDDAPFDAVALQAVADDDAASPAARMAALLPLAVFSIGSGRPVEAARLARRALDLVGTDPDTVAYRSHALCLELLALAAAGEWDQARSTAVARLRRDARRTHFVAGWLDLLDGMRALREGRFPTAQSRLRLAVQALRTADHLHILPWITGLAAYAALLAGDHRQAALLVEQDPAEATRGTRLARLLGGVYAVAVTAVLETDVEGIPRLVRLADEAEDAGLPLVAATALDQALVMGDRTLFTRLAALTGTFDGREQALLHDFATAGAAGDAEQLLEAGDAALAAGYRPLAAASFERAREVYEKRREPTAARRAQKKFAAASAGFEGSATTEAVRLPAAVRLTPREIAVVTLVLQGLTNKEIADRHGTSVRTVEGHLYRLFMKFGISRREDLHLFAQGT, encoded by the coding sequence GTGAGCGGGCTCCGGGACGCAGCCCACCTGCTCGTCGGGCGCGAGGACCAGTTCGCCCGCGTGGTCACGGAGCTCGGCGACCACGCGACCTCCGGCGTCCTGCTGCTGGGCCCGTCCGGCATCGGCAAGACGGCCCTCGCCGCGGCCGTCGTCGCGCAGCTCACCGAGGGCACCCGGGTGCTCCGGGTCCGCGGCAGCGCCGTCCTCGGAGCGGTGCCGTACGGCGCCTTCTCCGCCTGGCTCGCCGGCCTGCCACCCGAGGAGATGACGCAGCCCGTCGCCGTCCTGCGGCGCGTGGGCCAGGCACTCGGCGGTAGCGCGCAGCCCGGCGCCGACCTCCCGCTCCTCGTGGTCGACGACGCCCACGATCTCGACCCGGGGTCCGTGACGCTGATCGCGCAGCTCCTGGGCATGCGACGGGCACGCGCGCTCTTCCTCGCCCGGCCGTCGCACGGCCTGCCGCAGGGCCTCGACGAACTCGTGGCCGACGGCATCGTGGCGACCGTCCCGGTGGGGCCGTTGACGCTCGACGACGTCGAGGAGCTGTGTGCCGCACTCCTCGGCGGGCCCGTGGGCGCCGGACTCGTCCACACCGTGGAACACCTGACCCGCGGCAACCCGCTGTTCATCCGCCTCTTCGTGCGCGACGGCCTCACGCGCGGGTTCATCACCGAGACCGACGGCGTCTGGCAGACGGCCCGTGAGCTGCCGCCGCTCGGGGTGCACCTCACGGACCTCGTCGCCGCGGACCTCGGCCTGCTCGACCCCGCCCAACGGGACGCGCTGGAACTCCTCGCGGTGGGTGGCCCGCTGGCCGGCGATCAGGCGCGGGAGTCCATCGGCCACACCGTGCTGCAGCAGCTGCTCGGCGACGGGTGGATCCGGGCCCGCGACGACGGCGCGCTGCTCGTGGAGCACCCCCTGCACGCCGAGGCGCTGCGAGCCTCGATCCCGACGGCACGCCGGGTGATGCTGCAGCGCCGCATCCTCGAGGCCGTGACCACGCCGCCCCGCGACATCGAGGAGCTCCACCACCGGACGGCGCTGGCCCTCGAGGCCGGAGCCCCCCTCGACGACCGGATCCTCCTGGCCGCCGCCACCAGCGCCAACCGCTCCGCCGAGAGCGGGTTCGCCGTCCGGGCGGCCAGGGCCATCACGTCGCCGGACCTCGCGCGCCGGCGCCTCGTGGAACTGGCCTGGGCCCGGGTCAACAGCGGCCGGCTCGACGAGGCACTCGACCTCCTCGGCGACGCCCTCGAGGCCCCCGCCCCGCCCGACGTCCTCCGTGCCGGCACGCTGCTCACGCTCGAGGTGAGGATGCGCGGAGCCGCGTCCGCCAAGGGCATGGACGGCGACGTCGACCGCTGGGAGCAGTCCCTCGCCGATGCCGTGCCGGCGCCGGCGGACCTCCGGCTGGTGGCCGTGGGACGCAGCATCGCGTCTCTCGCCGTCGACGACGCACCCTTCGACGCCGTCGCGCTCCAGGCGGTGGCCGACGACGACGCCGCTTCGCCGGCGGCGCGCATGGCGGCGCTCCTCCCGCTCGCGGTCTTCTCCATCGGCTCCGGCAGGCCGGTCGAGGCTGCCCGCCTCGCCCGGCGGGCCCTGGACCTCGTCGGCACGGACCCGGACACCGTGGCCTACCGCAGCCACGCGCTGTGCCTGGAGCTCCTGGCGCTCGCCGCCGCAGGGGAGTGGGACCAGGCACGCTCCACCGCCGTCGCCCGGCTCCGGCGGGACGCACGCCGCACGCACTTCGTGGCCGGGTGGCTGGACCTGCTCGACGGCATGCGCGCGCTGCGGGAGGGCCGCTTCCCGACCGCGCAGTCCCGCCTGCGCCTCGCGGTACAGGCCCTGCGCACCGCGGACCACCTCCACATCCTGCCGTGGATCACCGGGCTGGCCGCCTACGCCGCCCTCCTCGCCGGCGACCACCGGCAGGCCGCCCTCCTGGTGGAGCAGGACCCCGCGGAGGCCACGCGTGGCACCCGCCTGGCCCGCCTGCTGGGCGGGGTCTATGCGGTGGCCGTCACGGCGGTCCTCGAGACCGACGTCGAGGGCATCCCCCGGCTGGTGCGGCTGGCTGACGAGGCCGAGGACGCCGGACTCCCGCTCGTGGCGGCGACGGCACTGGACCAGGCACTCGTCATGGGCGACCGCACGCTCTTCACGCGGCTCGCCGCACTCACCGGGACCTTCGATGGCAGGGAGCAGGCGCTGCTCCACGACTTCGCCACGGCCGGCGCGGCCGGAGATGCAGAGCAGCTCCTCGAGGCGGGCGACGCCGCGCTCGCCGCCGGCTACCGGCCGCTCGCCGCCGCGAGCTTCGAACGTGCGCGGGAGGTGTACGAGAAGCGGCGCGAACCGACCGCCGCACGCCGTGCCCAGAAGAAATTCGCCGCCGCGAGCGCAGGCTTCGAGGGCTCCGCCACCACGGAGGCCGTCCGCCTCCCCGCGGCCGTGCGGCTCACCCCCCGGGAGATCGCCGTGGTGACCCTCGTGCTGCAGGGGCTCACCAACAAGGAGATCGCGGACCGCCACGGGACGTCGGTGCGCACGGTGGAGGGCCACCTCTACCGCCTCTTCATGAAGTTCGGCATCAGCCGGCGCGAGGACCTCCACCTGTTCGCGCAGGGAACTTAG
- a CDS encoding cysteine desulfurase — MPVVETPVTLTPSGAVLTDAVLTDAEVHRIRNDFPILGTEVNGKPLIYLDSGATSQNPLSVMEAEQEYYEQRNAAVHRGAHTLAVAATDAYEDARTAVARFIGARTSELVWTSNATEGINLVAYAMSNAALGRGGEAARRFAVGPGDSIVVTEMEHHANLIPWQELAARTGAELRFLPVGDDGALRLEDAAAVITPGTKLVAFSHASNVLGTINPVAELVALAQSVGALTLLDACQSVPHLPVDVKSLDVDFLVFSGHKMLGPTGIGALYGRAELLNAMPPFLTGGSMITTVTMERAEYLPSPNRFEAGTQRISQAIALGAAANYLAETGMARVEAWESALGARLVEGLDAVPGIRVLGPKAGEPRIGLAAFDVDGVHAHDVGQFLDDRGIAVRVGHHCAQPLHRRFGLTATTRASTYLYTTTDEVDAFLEAVAQVRPFFGAQ; from the coding sequence GTGCCCGTGGTTGAAACGCCCGTCACGCTCACGCCGTCCGGCGCCGTGCTGACCGACGCCGTGCTGACCGACGCCGAGGTGCACCGCATCCGCAACGACTTCCCGATCCTCGGTACCGAGGTCAACGGCAAGCCGCTGATCTACCTCGACTCGGGGGCCACCTCGCAGAATCCCCTGAGCGTGATGGAGGCGGAGCAGGAGTACTACGAGCAGCGCAACGCCGCCGTGCACCGCGGCGCGCACACGCTCGCCGTCGCCGCCACCGACGCCTACGAGGATGCCCGCACCGCCGTCGCCCGCTTTATCGGCGCCCGTACCAGCGAACTCGTCTGGACCTCCAACGCCACCGAGGGCATCAACCTCGTGGCCTACGCGATGTCCAACGCCGCCCTCGGCCGCGGGGGAGAGGCCGCGCGCCGCTTCGCCGTCGGGCCCGGCGACAGCATCGTGGTCACCGAGATGGAGCACCACGCCAACCTCATCCCCTGGCAGGAGCTCGCCGCCCGCACGGGCGCGGAGCTGCGCTTCCTCCCGGTGGGCGACGACGGCGCCCTGCGGCTCGAGGACGCGGCCGCCGTGATCACGCCCGGCACGAAGCTCGTGGCGTTCTCGCATGCCTCGAACGTGCTCGGCACCATCAACCCCGTGGCCGAGCTCGTGGCGCTCGCGCAGTCCGTCGGCGCCCTCACGCTGCTGGACGCCTGCCAGTCCGTGCCGCACCTGCCGGTGGACGTGAAGAGCCTCGACGTGGACTTCCTCGTCTTCTCCGGCCACAAGATGCTCGGCCCCACCGGGATCGGGGCGCTCTACGGGCGGGCGGAGCTGCTGAACGCCATGCCGCCGTTCCTCACGGGCGGGTCCATGATCACCACCGTCACCATGGAGCGCGCCGAGTACCTGCCCTCGCCCAACCGCTTCGAGGCCGGGACCCAGCGCATCTCCCAGGCCATCGCCCTCGGCGCCGCCGCGAACTACCTCGCCGAGACCGGCATGGCCCGCGTCGAGGCGTGGGAATCAGCCCTCGGCGCGCGGCTCGTGGAGGGCCTCGACGCCGTCCCCGGCATCCGGGTCCTCGGGCCGAAGGCGGGGGAGCCGCGCATCGGGCTCGCCGCGTTCGACGTCGACGGCGTGCACGCCCACGACGTGGGGCAGTTCCTCGACGACCGGGGTATCGCGGTGCGGGTGGGCCACCACTGCGCGCAGCCGCTCCACCGGCGCTTCGGCCTCACCGCCACCACGCGCGCCAGCACCTACCTGTACACCACCACGGACGAGGTGGACGCCTTCCTCGAGGCCGTCGCCCAGGTCCGTCCTTTCTTCGGAGCGCAGTAG
- the sufU gene encoding Fe-S cluster assembly sulfur transfer protein SufU, with the protein MSTGLEQLYQQIILDHAKARQGSPLQEYAGAGRVGESHQLNPVCGDEITLRAGVADGTVDSVSWDGAGCAISMASASVLTDLVQGLPRDEVIALVDAFREVLRSRGRIEADEEVLGDAAAFSGVSRFPARVKCAMLAWVALEESLLAANA; encoded by the coding sequence ATGAGCACCGGCCTCGAACAGCTGTACCAGCAGATCATCCTCGACCACGCGAAGGCGCGGCAAGGCTCCCCGCTGCAGGAGTACGCCGGCGCGGGCCGCGTGGGCGAGTCCCACCAGCTGAACCCGGTGTGCGGGGACGAGATCACCCTCCGCGCCGGCGTCGCCGACGGCACGGTGGACTCCGTGAGCTGGGACGGCGCGGGCTGCGCCATCTCCATGGCCTCGGCGTCCGTCCTCACCGACCTCGTGCAGGGACTGCCGCGGGACGAGGTCATCGCCCTCGTGGACGCGTTCCGCGAGGTGCTGCGCTCCCGCGGGCGGATCGAGGCGGACGAGGAGGTCCTCGGCGACGCCGCCGCGTTCTCCGGCGTCTCCCGGTTCCCCGCGCGGGTCAAGTGCGCCATGCTGGCGTGGGTGGCGCTCGAGGAGTCGCTGCTCGCCGCCAACGCCTGA
- a CDS encoding M23 family metallopeptidase: MRGTPALVPLAVPLAAAALLLAGSSASIPPQVAAPTPVSVAAVAPQEDITPVIGQVLSTPRAVPTTDGRVHIAYEVHLSNVSDQTATVESVDVLDESGSSLERLDGDDVVPWMRVSGATAPGRVLGPGQGALLWLDVVVDPGGALPASLHHDVTFGLDPGAPPIIPNRLTSRLAPTEVDAAPAAVISPPLEGAGWLNGNSCCEVTPHRGSVIPLNGALHAPERYAIDYVRLDDKGFFRTGPADQLGSYPYFGADILAVGDGPIVSMRSDLPEQTPGADPSGLPLDEYGGNHIVQDLGDGVYAFYAHLQPGNPLGLEVGRQLEAGERIGLLGNSGNSDAPHLHFQLMDSPSPLGSNGLPFVYDSFALAGEVSPEDLLAAVAAGGPFTLDTTDAGPAEDLYPIWLAVSDYPSP, encoded by the coding sequence ATGCGTGGCACTCCAGCCCTCGTTCCCCTCGCAGTACCCCTCGCAGCAGCAGCCCTGCTGCTGGCTGGAAGCTCCGCCTCCATACCCCCGCAGGTCGCCGCGCCCACCCCCGTCTCCGTGGCGGCGGTCGCGCCCCAGGAGGACATCACGCCGGTGATCGGGCAGGTGCTGAGCACTCCGCGGGCGGTGCCGACGACGGACGGCCGCGTGCACATCGCCTACGAGGTGCACCTGAGCAACGTCAGCGATCAGACCGCGACCGTCGAGTCCGTCGACGTGCTCGACGAGAGCGGCTCCTCCCTCGAGCGCCTCGACGGCGACGACGTCGTCCCGTGGATGCGGGTATCCGGCGCCACCGCGCCGGGCCGGGTGCTCGGGCCCGGACAGGGCGCACTCCTCTGGCTGGACGTCGTCGTCGACCCGGGAGGCGCGCTGCCGGCATCGCTGCACCACGACGTCACCTTCGGGCTCGACCCCGGCGCCCCGCCGATCATCCCGAACCGGCTGACCTCGCGGTTGGCCCCCACGGAGGTGGACGCCGCGCCGGCCGCGGTCATCAGCCCGCCCCTGGAGGGCGCAGGCTGGCTCAACGGGAACAGCTGCTGCGAGGTGACCCCGCACCGCGGCTCCGTCATCCCGCTCAACGGGGCGCTGCATGCGCCCGAACGGTATGCCATCGACTACGTCCGGCTCGATGACAAGGGCTTCTTCCGCACCGGTCCGGCCGACCAGCTGGGCAGCTACCCGTACTTCGGCGCGGACATCCTCGCCGTGGGCGACGGCCCGATCGTGTCGATGCGGTCCGATCTGCCCGAACAGACCCCCGGCGCCGATCCCAGCGGCCTGCCGCTGGACGAGTACGGCGGGAACCACATCGTGCAGGACCTCGGCGACGGCGTGTACGCGTTCTACGCCCACCTGCAGCCGGGCAACCCGCTCGGGCTCGAGGTCGGCCGGCAGCTCGAGGCGGGCGAGAGAATCGGCCTGCTCGGCAACAGCGGGAACTCGGACGCACCGCACCTGCACTTCCAGCTCATGGATTCGCCCAGCCCGCTCGGGTCCAACGGGCTCCCGTTCGTCTACGACTCCTTCGCGCTCGCGGGGGAGGTGTCGCCCGAGGACCTGCTGGCGGCCGTCGCCGCGGGTGGACCGTTCACGCTCGACACGACGGACGCCGGCCCTGCCGAGGACCTGTACCCGATCTGGCTGGCCGTCAGCGACTACCCGTCGCCCTAG
- a CDS encoding sensor histidine kinase → MTGSLMETGRGARRSRHRRRIIYSELALSIAFTLATLHGLAERDELLSIPVFVAGWALNLLVLAVCCTVPWSRIPTRWVILVPLVDFVAIGLSRAAAGESLPSIGLLAAFPVVWIAASRVGTGAAVAIAAVATLTVVWLPLVLLADPTFDALIDPILLPVMLTGLAWFVSEITRDNRQRQEALRASQAALRESVESGRARERLLGTVLDTVSVGLLAIDADGNDILMNARQREGHAAAAPPGNDDPNEAELLVFGPDRITPVPPEERPVARAIRGEELDAEQVWVGTGRSQRALSIASHAMHDDDGTFTGTVVSFHDVTELVLALQAKDDFLSNVSHEFRTPLTSILGYLELTLERHEDLPDGVAGYLEVARRNAVRLERLVEDLLAINAGSFRVNPVPTDAGRILAEAASSGRVRAERAGLRLVNRAPSSLPAVVDPVRLGQAVDNLLTNAVKYNRRGGSITLDARRRDDGLVIEVADTGIGIETEDLHQIFDRFFRSPSVRTTAVPGVGLGLLITRTIVAEHRGSITVTSERGKGTCFTILIPQPPRAA, encoded by the coding sequence ATGACGGGAAGCCTGATGGAAACGGGTCGGGGTGCCCGGCGCTCCCGGCACCGGCGCCGGATCATCTACAGCGAGCTCGCGCTCTCGATCGCGTTCACCCTCGCGACGCTGCACGGCCTCGCCGAGCGTGACGAGCTCCTGTCGATCCCCGTCTTCGTCGCCGGGTGGGCGCTGAACCTCCTCGTCCTGGCCGTGTGCTGCACCGTGCCGTGGTCGCGGATCCCCACCCGCTGGGTGATCCTCGTACCCCTGGTGGACTTCGTCGCCATCGGGCTCTCCCGCGCCGCGGCGGGCGAGAGCCTCCCCAGCATCGGACTGCTGGCAGCCTTCCCCGTCGTCTGGATCGCGGCCTCCCGGGTCGGCACGGGCGCCGCCGTGGCCATCGCGGCGGTCGCGACGCTCACGGTGGTCTGGCTCCCGCTCGTGCTCCTCGCCGACCCGACCTTCGACGCCCTGATCGACCCGATCCTGCTGCCCGTGATGCTCACCGGCCTCGCCTGGTTCGTCAGCGAGATCACCCGGGACAACCGGCAGCGCCAGGAGGCGCTGAGGGCGTCGCAGGCGGCGCTGCGCGAGAGCGTGGAATCGGGCCGTGCCCGCGAGCGCCTGCTCGGCACCGTCCTCGACACGGTCAGCGTGGGGCTCCTGGCGATCGACGCGGACGGCAACGACATCCTCATGAACGCACGGCAGCGGGAGGGCCATGCAGCCGCCGCGCCTCCCGGCAACGACGATCCGAACGAGGCCGAGCTGCTGGTCTTCGGCCCCGACAGGATCACGCCCGTCCCGCCCGAGGAGCGTCCCGTGGCCCGGGCGATCCGCGGCGAGGAGCTCGACGCCGAGCAGGTCTGGGTGGGCACCGGGCGCTCCCAGCGCGCGCTGAGTATCGCCTCCCACGCCATGCACGACGACGACGGCACCTTCACCGGGACGGTCGTCTCCTTCCACGACGTGACCGAACTGGTCCTCGCGCTGCAGGCCAAGGACGATTTCCTCTCGAATGTCTCGCACGAGTTCCGGACACCGCTGACGTCCATCCTCGGGTACCTCGAGCTGACCCTCGAACGCCACGAGGACCTGCCGGACGGCGTCGCCGGCTACCTCGAGGTGGCGCGGCGCAACGCGGTGCGGCTCGAGCGGCTCGTCGAGGACCTGCTCGCCATCAACGCCGGGTCCTTCCGGGTGAACCCGGTCCCCACGGACGCGGGCCGGATCCTGGCGGAAGCGGCGTCGTCGGGGCGGGTCCGGGCCGAGCGGGCGGGGCTGCGGCTGGTGAACCGGGCGCCGTCGTCCCTGCCCGCCGTGGTGGACCCGGTGCGCCTCGGGCAGGCCGTCGACAATCTGCTCACCAACGCCGTCAAGTACAACCGGAGGGGTGGCAGCATCACCCTGGATGCCCGCCGGCGCGACGACGGCCTGGTCATCGAGGTGGCGGACACGGGGATCGGGATCGAGACGGAGGACCTGCACCAGATCTTCGACCGCTTCTTCCGCTCGCCGTCGGTCCGCACGACGGCGGTGCCCGGCGTCGGGCTGGGGCTGCTGATCACCAGGACCATCGTGGCCGAGCACCGCGGGTCCATCACCGTGACGAGCGAGCGCGGCAAGGGCACCTGCTTCACCATCCTGATCCCGCAGCCCCCACGCGCCGCGTAG